The following are encoded in a window of Manihot esculenta cultivar AM560-2 chromosome 8, M.esculenta_v8, whole genome shotgun sequence genomic DNA:
- the LOC110620357 gene encoding macrophage migration inhibitory factor homolog: MPCLYISTNVNLAGVDTDPIFTDATKAVATIIGKPEHFVMVILKGSVAISFNENKEPAAYAEVVSMGGINKQVKRDLIATLGTILENRLSIPRTRFFLKVFDTTAGRSPSSKL; this comes from the exons ATGCCTTGCCTTTACATCTCTACTAATGTTAACCTCGCCGGTGTTGATACCGACCCTATCTTCACCGACGCCACCAAAGCTGTCGCTACCATCATCGGAAAACCTGAACAT TTTGTGATGGTGATATTGAAGGGATCGGTGGCCATATCTTTTAATGAAAACAAAGAGCCAGCTGCTTACGCTGAGGTAGTGTCGATGGGTGGAATTAACAAGCAGGTGAAAAGAGATCTGATTGCTACTTTAGGCACCATTCTTGAGAACAGGCTATCTATTCCCAGGACCCGTTTCTTCCTTAAAGTTTTCGACACCACTGCTGGGCGTAGCCCTTCTTCCAAATTATGA